In Mycobacterium sp. 050128, one genomic interval encodes:
- a CDS encoding aminodeoxychorismate synthase component I: MRIDRLPNLGEAPGVLRAIGDAARRLGLPPPAALTGEWFGALAVIAPSLAVQPVDPAGAFAVPMSSQTHESPAVGGGWVGYLSYPDAGADGRPHRIPEAAGGWTDCVLRRDREGRWWYESLSGAPMPQWLTAALAATPGPARECRIDWGVADREAHRGAVLACLEAIRAGEVYQACVCTRFTGTVTGSSLDFFVDGVARTSPARAAYVAGPCGAVASLSPELFLRRHGNAVMSSPIKGTLPLDAWPSALRASPKEVAENIMIVDLVRNDLGRVAITGSVKVPELLVVRRAPGVWHLVSTVSAQVPAELPTSVLLDAAFPPASVTGTPKHRARQLISQWESHRRGIYCGTVGLASPIAGCELNVAIRTVEFDAAGTAVLGVGGGITADSKPDAEWQECLHKAAPVVGLTCTPATGAAAGVG; the protein is encoded by the coding sequence GTGCGGATTGACCGGCTGCCCAACCTCGGCGAGGCACCCGGTGTGCTGCGCGCGATCGGGGATGCCGCCCGCCGGCTCGGGTTGCCCCCACCCGCGGCACTGACCGGCGAGTGGTTCGGCGCGCTGGCGGTGATCGCGCCGAGCCTGGCGGTTCAGCCGGTGGATCCGGCGGGCGCCTTTGCCGTCCCGATGAGTTCGCAGACCCACGAGTCGCCCGCGGTGGGCGGTGGCTGGGTCGGCTACCTGTCCTATCCGGACGCCGGCGCCGACGGGCGGCCGCATCGCATCCCCGAGGCCGCCGGCGGCTGGACCGACTGCGTGTTGCGCCGCGACCGCGAGGGCCGGTGGTGGTACGAGAGCCTGTCCGGGGCGCCGATGCCGCAGTGGCTGACCGCCGCGCTGGCCGCGACCCCGGGGCCGGCGCGTGAATGCCGGATCGACTGGGGCGTAGCCGACCGCGAGGCGCACCGCGGCGCGGTGCTGGCGTGCCTGGAGGCGATTCGGGCGGGCGAGGTCTACCAGGCGTGCGTGTGCACCCGGTTTACCGGGACGGTCACCGGGTCCTCGCTGGACTTCTTCGTCGACGGCGTCGCGCGCACGTCGCCGGCCCGCGCGGCCTACGTCGCCGGCCCCTGCGGTGCGGTGGCGTCGCTGTCGCCGGAACTGTTCCTGCGCCGGCACGGTAACGCCGTGATGTCGAGCCCGATCAAGGGCACCCTGCCGCTGGACGCCTGGCCGTCGGCGCTGCGCGCCTCGCCCAAAGAGGTGGCCGAGAACATCATGATCGTGGACCTGGTTCGCAACGACCTGGGCCGGGTGGCAATCACCGGCTCGGTCAAAGTGCCCGAGCTGCTGGTCGTGCGGCGCGCGCCGGGCGTGTGGCACCTGGTGTCGACGGTGTCGGCGCAGGTGCCTGCCGAGCTGCCCACGTCGGTACTGCTGGATGCCGCCTTCCCGCCCGCCTCGGTCACCGGCACCCCCAAACATCGTGCCCGCCAACTGATTTCGCAGTGGGAATCGCATCGTCGCGGGATATATTGCGGCACAGTCGGTTTGGCATCGCCGATCGCCGGATGTGAGCTCAACGTCGCGATCCGCACCGTGGAGTTCGACGCCGCCGGCACCGCGGTGCTGGGCGTCGGCGGCGGGATCACCGCCGATTCCAAGCCCGACGCCGAATGGCAGGAATGCCTGCACAAGGCCGCACCCGTCGTCGGGCTGACGTGCACCCCGGCGACGGGAGCCGCGGCCGGCGTGGGCTAG